From one Amycolatopsis sp. FDAARGOS 1241 genomic stretch:
- a CDS encoding response regulator transcription factor encodes MTIKVVLADDQALVRAGFRVLLETEDGFDIVGEAGDGAEAVALAQEHQPDIVVMDVRMPGTDGLEATRRITADPALGETKVLVLTTFDVDEYVYEALRAGASGFLLKDTEPVELLRALRVVAAGEALLAPTVTRRLISEFVGRPEHRRIDTGAVKAITEREREVLGLVAGGLSNDEIAAHLVISTATARTHVSRIMTKIGARDRAQLVVLAYESGLVTPRRR; translated from the coding sequence ATGACGATCAAGGTGGTGCTGGCCGACGACCAGGCCCTGGTCCGCGCCGGGTTCCGCGTGCTGCTGGAGACGGAGGACGGCTTCGACATCGTCGGCGAGGCGGGCGATGGCGCGGAGGCCGTGGCGCTCGCGCAGGAGCACCAGCCGGACATCGTGGTGATGGACGTGCGCATGCCCGGCACCGACGGCCTCGAAGCCACGCGCCGGATCACCGCGGACCCGGCGCTGGGCGAGACGAAAGTGCTGGTCCTGACCACCTTCGACGTCGACGAGTACGTGTACGAGGCCCTGCGCGCGGGGGCGAGCGGGTTCCTGCTGAAGGACACCGAACCGGTGGAGCTGCTGCGCGCGTTGCGCGTGGTCGCCGCGGGCGAGGCGCTGCTGGCGCCGACCGTCACGCGCCGGCTGATCTCCGAGTTCGTCGGCCGCCCTGAGCACCGGCGCATCGACACCGGGGCCGTCAAGGCGATCACCGAACGCGAGCGCGAGGTCCTCGGGCTCGTCGCGGGCGGGCTGTCCAACGACGAAATCGCCGCTCACCTGGTCATCTCCACGGCGACGGCCCGCACGCACGTCAGCCGCATCATGACGAAGATCGGCGCCCGCGACCGCGCCCAGCTGGTGGTGCTCGCGTACGAATCCGGGCTGGTCACTCCGCGGCGGCGCTGA
- a CDS encoding FkbM family methyltransferase: MPEPAGTTACTIVARNYVPAARVLARSYLEHHPGDGFVIAVIDAPRDEVTELDDGIRVVGPAAFGIDEDDYLRMATAYSVTELATSVKPYLLRELLKTSGVAMYIDPDIELFAPIPEVTGLAREHDIVLVPHFLTPLPQDGLEPDDAVIMGTGIFNLGFIGVGQGAGAFLDFWAGRLRHDAIVAPEQQLFTDQRWVDQVPALFRNHVVTDPGFDVAYWNLHERPIARGEDGTLTAGGAKLRFFHFSGYRPEKPWLLSFHCARKPRVLLSHNADLRAICDSYGAKLREAGYAETLDSIPYGFKNFRDGTEVPKLARRVFREGWIKAERKDRPVPPHAYGEDGGQALREWLATPEDQAQAAAGLNRLTHAIWASRIDLQMAFPHPYGADAENFRFWCAGSGVSEAGLPEWALPAERPASHPPSDEFGVNLLGYLTAELGLGEMGRIVLEAIETGGVPVASVLEEKAVSNRTGIERPATVGDPRFPLSVLAVNADQTRVILTNHPEVGAGRYRIGLWAWELEDFPEWQHEAFGMLDEVWTVSEFCRRAIAAHSPIPVKTIPVPVRDPGEPSPPAREQGEPVRFLFAFDFNSVAERKNPWGAVEAFRRAFPGRDDVRLTIKAINSKLHPNAAERLRATVLGDDRVELIERYLSVAELHELYERSTCYVSLHRSEGFGLTVAEAMARAMPVISTNYSSTTEFLDASTGWPVPYHLVPVGKDNYPYHADAVWADPDLDAAATAMRQVADDPAEAAKRGQAARAYILRERSMATAAEWMRRELEHAYGVWQSGRHAGQPVPAHPISPLQEASQALHWRPEPDTPSRIPLAPALRKAVLRAIDHYDVHQRKVMGALLAGAEESNRRLLERIESLENSLADTRRVADSSRGLAERIEGLRGTVEDLRRRGPDTDLALRNLEADVAKLSDGYGGVGAELEAASASVHKMFAARDERLDADEKAIQRVTLDVGAMGDAARLAHAPVPHGADVVPCDVGSLLMPVDEVMLPWIVFHRSWEDSEAELMARLADGAFLDVGAHVGYHTLRLLRATPDVTRVVAVEADPVNAAYLRRNVEVNLPRAAAELVTVVESAAWDSPGTVRLTQASEGNSGDNRVSTEGPGLEVPAVRLDSLPEVTAQRIGLVKVDLQGRDHRALAGLDEVLGRDRPHVVCEFDPEAIRELGDDPAAVLAGYRTLGYDVRIVEDSGPSAAEPGDVDLIAAARADKKQFLTLWLSPQN; the protein is encoded by the coding sequence ATGCCTGAGCCCGCCGGCACCACCGCTTGCACGATCGTCGCCCGGAACTACGTCCCCGCGGCGCGTGTACTGGCTCGCTCCTACCTCGAGCACCACCCGGGCGACGGCTTCGTGATCGCGGTGATCGACGCGCCACGCGACGAGGTGACGGAACTCGACGACGGCATCCGTGTCGTCGGCCCCGCGGCGTTCGGCATCGACGAGGACGACTACCTGCGGATGGCCACGGCGTACTCGGTCACCGAGCTCGCCACGTCGGTCAAGCCGTACCTGCTCCGCGAGCTGCTCAAGACGTCCGGGGTCGCGATGTACATCGACCCGGACATCGAGCTGTTCGCGCCGATCCCGGAGGTCACGGGCCTGGCGCGGGAGCACGACATCGTGCTCGTGCCACACTTCCTGACCCCGCTGCCGCAGGACGGCCTCGAGCCGGACGACGCGGTGATCATGGGCACCGGCATCTTCAACCTCGGCTTCATCGGCGTCGGCCAGGGCGCGGGCGCGTTCCTCGACTTCTGGGCCGGCCGGCTGCGCCACGACGCGATCGTGGCGCCCGAGCAGCAGCTGTTCACCGACCAGCGGTGGGTGGACCAGGTGCCGGCGCTGTTCCGCAACCACGTGGTCACCGACCCGGGTTTCGACGTCGCGTACTGGAACCTCCACGAGCGCCCGATCGCGCGCGGTGAAGACGGCACGCTCACCGCCGGTGGTGCGAAGCTGCGGTTCTTCCACTTCAGCGGCTACCGGCCGGAGAAGCCGTGGCTGCTGAGCTTCCACTGCGCGCGCAAGCCGCGGGTGCTGCTGTCGCACAACGCCGACCTGCGCGCCATTTGCGACTCGTACGGCGCGAAGCTGCGCGAAGCGGGTTACGCCGAGACGCTGGACTCGATCCCGTACGGCTTCAAGAACTTCCGCGACGGCACCGAGGTGCCGAAGCTCGCCCGCCGCGTGTTCCGCGAGGGCTGGATCAAGGCCGAGCGCAAGGACAGGCCCGTGCCGCCGCACGCCTACGGCGAGGACGGCGGGCAGGCGCTGCGCGAGTGGCTGGCCACGCCCGAAGACCAGGCGCAGGCCGCCGCCGGGCTCAACCGGCTGACGCACGCGATCTGGGCGTCGCGCATCGACCTGCAGATGGCCTTCCCGCACCCGTACGGCGCCGACGCCGAGAACTTCCGCTTCTGGTGCGCGGGTTCCGGCGTGTCCGAGGCCGGCCTGCCGGAGTGGGCGCTGCCCGCCGAGCGGCCCGCGAGCCACCCGCCGTCGGACGAGTTCGGCGTGAACCTGCTCGGGTACCTCACCGCCGAGCTCGGCCTGGGCGAGATGGGCCGGATCGTGCTCGAAGCCATCGAAACCGGCGGCGTGCCGGTGGCGTCGGTGCTCGAGGAGAAGGCCGTGTCGAACCGCACGGGCATCGAGCGGCCGGCGACGGTCGGCGACCCGCGGTTCCCGCTGAGCGTGCTGGCGGTGAACGCCGACCAGACGCGCGTGATCCTGACCAACCACCCCGAGGTCGGCGCCGGCCGCTACCGCATCGGGCTGTGGGCCTGGGAGCTCGAGGACTTCCCCGAGTGGCAGCACGAGGCGTTCGGGATGCTCGACGAGGTCTGGACGGTGAGCGAGTTCTGCCGCCGCGCCATCGCCGCGCATTCGCCGATCCCGGTGAAGACGATCCCGGTGCCGGTGCGCGATCCGGGCGAGCCGTCCCCGCCCGCGCGTGAGCAGGGTGAGCCGGTGCGGTTCCTGTTCGCGTTCGACTTCAACAGCGTCGCGGAGCGCAAGAACCCGTGGGGCGCCGTAGAAGCGTTCCGCCGCGCCTTCCCCGGTCGCGACGACGTGCGGCTCACCATCAAGGCGATCAACTCGAAACTGCACCCGAACGCCGCGGAGCGCCTGCGCGCCACGGTGCTCGGCGACGACCGCGTCGAGCTCATCGAGCGCTACCTGTCGGTGGCGGAGCTGCACGAGCTGTACGAGCGCAGCACCTGCTACGTCTCCCTGCACCGCAGCGAGGGCTTCGGTCTCACCGTCGCCGAGGCGATGGCGCGCGCGATGCCGGTGATCTCCACGAACTACTCCAGCACCACCGAGTTCCTGGACGCGTCGACGGGCTGGCCCGTGCCGTACCACCTGGTCCCCGTGGGCAAGGACAACTACCCGTACCACGCCGACGCCGTCTGGGCCGACCCCGACCTCGACGCCGCGGCTACCGCGATGCGCCAGGTCGCCGACGACCCGGCCGAAGCCGCGAAGCGCGGTCAGGCCGCGCGCGCGTACATCCTGCGCGAACGCTCCATGGCCACGGCGGCCGAGTGGATGCGGCGAGAGCTGGAGCATGCGTACGGCGTCTGGCAGTCCGGCCGCCACGCCGGGCAGCCCGTGCCGGCGCACCCGATCTCGCCGCTGCAGGAGGCGTCGCAGGCGCTGCACTGGCGGCCCGAGCCGGACACGCCTTCGCGCATTCCGCTCGCCCCGGCGCTGCGCAAGGCCGTGCTGCGCGCGATCGACCACTACGACGTGCACCAGCGCAAGGTGATGGGCGCGCTCCTGGCTGGCGCTGAGGAGAGCAACCGGCGGCTGCTCGAACGCATCGAATCGCTGGAGAACTCGCTCGCCGACACCCGGCGCGTCGCCGATTCGAGCCGCGGGCTCGCCGAACGCATCGAGGGCTTGCGCGGCACGGTCGAAGACCTGCGCCGCCGGGGACCGGACACCGACCTCGCGCTGCGCAACCTCGAGGCGGACGTCGCGAAGCTCTCCGACGGCTACGGCGGGGTCGGGGCCGAGCTCGAGGCGGCCTCCGCGTCGGTGCACAAGATGTTCGCCGCCCGCGACGAACGGCTCGACGCCGACGAGAAGGCCATTCAGCGCGTGACGCTGGACGTCGGCGCGATGGGCGACGCGGCCCGCCTGGCCCACGCCCCGGTGCCGCACGGCGCCGACGTGGTGCCGTGCGACGTCGGCTCGCTGCTCATGCCGGTCGACGAGGTCATGCTCCCGTGGATCGTCTTCCACCGGTCCTGGGAGGACAGCGAAGCCGAGCTGATGGCGCGCCTGGCCGACGGCGCGTTCCTCGACGTCGGTGCCCACGTCGGCTACCACACGCTGCGGCTGCTGCGGGCCACGCCGGACGTCACGCGCGTGGTCGCCGTGGAGGCCGACCCGGTCAACGCCGCGTACCTGCGCCGCAACGTCGAGGTCAACCTGCCCCGCGCGGCCGCCGAGCTGGTCACGGTCGTCGAGTCGGCGGCCTGGGATTCCCCCGGCACGGTCCGGCTGACCCAGGCGTCCGAGGGCAACAGCGGCGACAACCGCGTGAGCACCGAAGGTCCGGGCCTCGAGGTGCCCGCCGTGCGGCTCGACTCGCTGCCGGAGGTGACGGCGCAGCGGATCGGCCTGGTGAAGGTGGACCTGCAGGGCCGCGACCACCGCGCGCTCGCGGGCCTAGACGAGGTCCTGGGCCGCGACCGGCCCCACGTGGTCTGCGAGTTCGACCCGGAGGCGATCCGTGAACTCGGCGACGACCCGGCAGCCGTGCTCGCGGGCTACCGCACGCTGGGCTACGACGTGCGGATCGTCGAGGACAGCGGACCTTCCGCGGCGGAGCCGGGTGACGTGGACTTGATCGCGGCAGCGCGTGCGGACAAGAAGCAGTTCCTCACCCTGTGGCTGAGCCCGCAGAACTGA
- a CDS encoding glycosyltransferase family 39 protein: MQSTTLAAGLEPRSAFATRVRPALPAVGLYVLFQLLAFGVLWLMSWKADVSPGRFVGAFDANWFTAVADHWYTQPVTIGADGVPQENSLAFFPLYPAFIALLGLLGLPALPAALTVTLLAGCAAAWGLFELGRDFAGPRVGTLLAVLWSITPGAVVLHLGYSESLLVALVAWTLVALGRRQWLLAGGLSVLAGLTRAGAGALVVAVCVAALVAVVRRRDGWRPWVGGLVAPLGLLGYLEYIAVRTGRVDGWFWLQQAWHMSFDFGRFTWIQVREGLTANTSSWITVTALLVIVAVALQLWTWITRMPLAWQVYGTVTVLIALCSSNFFQTRMRYLLPAFVLTVPIALVCAKLPNRVLAILLPVIAVVSAWYGAFLLTIVHLNP; this comes from the coding sequence GTGCAGTCCACCACCCTCGCCGCGGGCCTCGAACCCCGATCGGCTTTCGCCACGAGAGTCCGCCCGGCGCTGCCCGCGGTCGGGTTGTACGTGCTTTTCCAGCTCCTGGCCTTCGGGGTGCTGTGGCTCATGAGCTGGAAGGCGGACGTGTCGCCGGGCCGCTTCGTGGGCGCCTTCGATGCGAACTGGTTCACCGCGGTCGCCGACCATTGGTACACGCAGCCGGTCACGATCGGCGCTGATGGCGTGCCACAGGAGAACAGCCTGGCGTTCTTCCCGCTCTACCCGGCGTTCATCGCCCTCCTCGGGCTGCTCGGGTTGCCCGCGCTGCCTGCGGCGCTGACCGTCACCCTGCTGGCCGGGTGCGCGGCGGCGTGGGGTCTCTTCGAGTTGGGGCGCGACTTCGCCGGGCCGCGGGTGGGAACGCTGCTGGCGGTGTTGTGGTCCATCACGCCCGGCGCAGTCGTGCTGCACCTGGGGTACTCCGAGTCGCTGCTGGTGGCGCTCGTCGCTTGGACACTGGTCGCGCTCGGCCGCCGGCAGTGGCTGCTCGCCGGTGGGCTGAGCGTGCTGGCGGGACTGACCCGCGCCGGCGCGGGAGCACTGGTGGTCGCGGTGTGCGTGGCCGCGCTGGTCGCCGTGGTGCGCCGGCGGGACGGCTGGCGGCCGTGGGTGGGCGGGCTGGTGGCGCCGCTGGGCTTGCTCGGGTACCTCGAGTACATCGCGGTGCGCACTGGTCGCGTCGACGGCTGGTTCTGGCTGCAGCAGGCGTGGCACATGAGTTTCGACTTCGGTCGTTTCACGTGGATCCAAGTCCGCGAGGGACTCACGGCGAACACGTCGAGCTGGATCACGGTGACCGCGCTGCTGGTCATCGTCGCGGTCGCGCTGCAGCTGTGGACCTGGATCACGCGGATGCCGCTCGCCTGGCAGGTCTACGGCACCGTCACCGTGCTGATCGCGCTGTGCTCGTCCAACTTCTTCCAGACGCGAATGCGCTACCTGCTCCCGGCGTTCGTGCTCACCGTGCCGATTGCCCTCGTGTGCGCGAAGCTTCCGAACCGCGTGCTGGCCATCCTGCTGCCGGTCATCGCCGTGGTCAGCGCCTGGTACGGCGCCTTCCTACTGACGATCGTGCACCTCAACCCCTGA
- a CDS encoding acyltransferase, with protein MVALVDQPPVEKKTRIVFIDIGRGLGALLVFYSHIAHPWVIAKHDSAPYINFVEALTSDPMHMSTQGIGEIAVPFFFVVSGFVVTPIALRQGQGRFALNRLIRVYAPMLFVVLLTALMLVVNLHPPSTGQSQELNPLTITTNTLLVNYLIYPQVVLVPVAWSMIVEVVYYVLLMAVVPLLRRWVWLAIAVELTFIFVVMMSRSQLGPSYSLFAVNVSYLPVMIIGQIIWASSAKKIPLWTGALYGAVAWSLYVLADIIDVGRVDTSYNLSMAFAVVLFMLGMMAEPKLKQRKFWTIVSERSYSIYLLHMLVSFVLLQLLRPAVPLPIALLIVIPAVFAVVEVSYRYVERPSHALARKLSYRAKPAPIKVTSEITIEIPKIAQRPRHSAPKSRPAADAGSLNGTLAVESTPKNPQTPPNGNRAAKPPAPKLPKPPAPESDAEKTVITRAVTSRRPRPRPPLTAEAGSDRTAEPRAQRSTPRRRPSPPFELQHQPDQENHGQRGDHDDLPHHGSSFRRTHR; from the coding sequence GTGGTCGCGCTGGTTGACCAGCCTCCTGTCGAGAAGAAAACCCGCATCGTCTTCATCGACATCGGCCGTGGCCTCGGCGCCCTGCTCGTCTTCTACAGCCACATCGCGCACCCGTGGGTGATCGCCAAGCACGACAGCGCCCCGTACATCAACTTCGTCGAGGCGCTCACGAGCGACCCGATGCACATGTCGACGCAAGGCATCGGCGAGATCGCCGTGCCGTTCTTCTTCGTGGTCAGCGGCTTCGTCGTCACACCGATCGCGCTGCGCCAGGGGCAGGGGCGGTTCGCCCTGAACCGGTTGATCCGCGTGTACGCGCCGATGCTGTTCGTGGTGCTGCTCACCGCGCTGATGCTGGTGGTGAACCTGCACCCACCCTCGACCGGGCAGTCGCAGGAGCTCAACCCGCTCACGATCACGACCAACACCCTGCTGGTGAACTACCTGATCTACCCGCAGGTGGTGCTGGTGCCGGTGGCGTGGTCGATGATCGTCGAGGTCGTCTACTACGTGCTGCTGATGGCCGTGGTGCCGCTGCTGCGCCGCTGGGTGTGGCTCGCGATCGCGGTAGAGCTCACGTTCATCTTCGTGGTGATGATGAGCCGTTCGCAGCTCGGCCCGTCGTACTCCCTGTTCGCGGTGAACGTGTCTTACCTGCCGGTGATGATCATCGGCCAGATCATCTGGGCGAGCAGTGCGAAGAAGATCCCGCTGTGGACGGGGGCGCTGTACGGCGCGGTCGCCTGGTCGCTGTACGTGCTGGCGGACATCATCGACGTGGGCCGCGTGGACACCTCCTACAACCTCTCGATGGCGTTCGCCGTGGTGCTGTTCATGCTGGGCATGATGGCGGAGCCGAAGCTCAAGCAGCGGAAGTTCTGGACCATCGTGTCCGAGCGCAGCTACTCGATCTACCTGCTGCACATGCTCGTGTCGTTCGTGCTGCTACAGCTGCTGCGCCCAGCCGTGCCGCTGCCGATCGCGCTGCTGATCGTGATCCCGGCGGTGTTCGCCGTGGTCGAGGTGAGCTACCGGTACGTGGAACGGCCGAGCCACGCGCTGGCTCGCAAGCTCTCGTACCGCGCGAAGCCGGCGCCGATCAAGGTGACCAGCGAGATCACGATCGAGATCCCGAAGATCGCGCAGCGGCCGCGGCACTCGGCGCCCAAGTCGCGCCCGGCTGCCGACGCGGGGTCGCTGAACGGCACCTTGGCCGTCGAGAGCACGCCCAAGAACCCGCAGACGCCGCCCAACGGCAACCGGGCTGCGAAGCCGCCGGCCCCGAAACTCCCGAAGCCGCCGGCGCCGGAGTCGGACGCGGAGAAGACCGTGATCACGCGAGCGGTCACGTCGCGGCGTCCACGGCCCCGGCCCCCGCTCACGGCGGAAGCCGGCTCCGACCGCACGGCCGAGCCTCGCGCGCAGCGAAGCACCCCGCGGCGCCGCCCGTCACCCCCGTTTGAGCTGCAGCACCAGCCTGACCAGGAAAACCACGGCCAGCGCGGCGACCACGACGACCTCCCACACCATGGGAGCTCCTTCCGCCGAACACATCGCTGA
- a CDS encoding sensor histidine kinase — MQDWWRARNPWFGRVFRTLVVLAFVLGATSAAGRWQPGAHHLSAGGAVWLAATVLTLLVVHRYPLPVFVVTAASAYAFYASSEPGGPVILVPTIALFMLTRRSGPVIASWTAGGVLVAGYVAHVITTQSFAINGTAGVFVVWAAAVVGIGTAVRYQFAALAARREQAAEHRYRLAEQERLQIAREVHDVVAHSLAMINVQAGVAAHVADRRPEQAKEALLNIKAASASALNDLRATLAVLRSGEDKAPAPSLTQIGELLDHARSAGLDVELHGDPGEVPAPVAGATYRILQESLTNVVRHADGAQHVAVRFDRRPGALTLTVRDDGRTTTAPTPGHGLRGMNERAAALGGTVRAGVTEGGFEVRAELPVEGEHMRGRER, encoded by the coding sequence ATGCAGGACTGGTGGCGGGCGCGGAACCCGTGGTTCGGACGGGTGTTCCGGACCCTCGTGGTGCTCGCGTTCGTGCTCGGCGCGACGAGCGCCGCGGGCCGCTGGCAGCCGGGCGCGCACCACCTCAGCGCCGGCGGCGCCGTGTGGCTGGCCGCGACCGTGCTGACGCTGCTGGTCGTCCACCGCTACCCGCTGCCGGTCTTCGTGGTCACGGCCGCGTCGGCGTACGCGTTCTACGCGTCGAGCGAGCCCGGCGGGCCCGTGATCCTGGTGCCGACCATCGCGTTGTTCATGCTCACCCGGCGCAGCGGCCCGGTGATCGCGAGCTGGACCGCGGGCGGCGTGCTGGTGGCGGGGTACGTCGCGCATGTGATCACGACGCAGTCGTTCGCGATCAACGGCACCGCCGGCGTCTTCGTGGTCTGGGCCGCGGCCGTGGTCGGCATCGGCACGGCCGTGCGCTACCAGTTCGCCGCGCTCGCGGCCCGCCGTGAGCAGGCCGCCGAGCACCGCTACCGCTTGGCCGAGCAGGAGCGGCTGCAGATCGCGCGCGAGGTGCACGACGTCGTCGCCCACAGCCTCGCGATGATCAACGTGCAAGCCGGCGTCGCCGCGCACGTCGCCGACCGGCGGCCCGAGCAGGCGAAAGAGGCACTGCTGAACATCAAGGCGGCCAGCGCGTCGGCGCTCAACGACCTGCGCGCGACGCTCGCCGTGCTGCGGTCGGGCGAGGACAAGGCGCCCGCGCCGAGCCTCACGCAGATCGGCGAGCTGCTGGACCACGCCCGGTCCGCGGGCCTCGACGTCGAGCTGCACGGCGACCCCGGCGAGGTGCCCGCGCCCGTGGCCGGCGCGACCTACCGGATCCTGCAGGAGTCGCTCACCAACGTCGTCCGCCACGCCGACGGCGCGCAGCACGTCGCCGTGCGCTTCGACCGGCGGCCGGGTGCGCTGACGCTGACCGTGCGTGACGACGGGCGCACCACCACCGCGCCCACGCCCGGCCACGGGCTGCGCGGCATGAACGAACGGGCCGCGGCACTGGGCGGCACCGTGCGGGCGGGCGTGACCGAAGGCGGCTTCGAGGTGCGGGCCGAGCTGCCCGTGGAGGGGGAGCACATGAGGGGTCGGGAAAGATGA